The Gopherus flavomarginatus isolate rGopFla2 chromosome 25, rGopFla2.mat.asm, whole genome shotgun sequence genome has a segment encoding these proteins:
- the LOC127040623 gene encoding tripartite motif-containing protein 10-like produces MAGAGGSARRLLRPRRQRGGEEALGEHLACQRKAEEERQSAELLKQTEAERQKIVAEWKELRGFLEEQEQLLLSQLEELARAIVRRRDEGVSRPSGEISLIREEGQQQSRSQTPQVRLAYGSANTLLLSSSPQRASQGEVRDIIPVVQRGK; encoded by the exons atggccggggcagggggctcagcgcGGCGGCTGCTCCGGCCCCGCCGGCAGCGGGGCGGCGAG gaggcactgggagagcaTCTGGCCTGTCAGCGAAAAGCCGAGGAGGAGCGGCAAAGTGCAgagctgctg AAACAGACTGAAGCCGAGAGGCAGAAGATTGTTGCGGAGTGGAAGGAGCTGCGAGGGTTcctggaggagcaggagcagctccTGCTGTCCCAGCTGGAGGAGCTAGCCAGAGCCATTGTCAGGAGAAGGGACGAGGGTGTCTCCAGACCGTCCGGGGAGATTTCCCTGATCAGagaggaggggcagcagcagtCGAGGAGCCAAACCCCGCAGGTCAGACTGGCTTATGGCAGCGCTAATACGCTGCTTCTCAGCTCTAGCCCCCAACGCGCCTCACAAGGTGAGGTCAGGGACATTATCCCTGTTGTGCaaaggggaaagtga